The following proteins are co-located in the Vallicoccus soli genome:
- a CDS encoding MarR family winged helix-turn-helix transcriptional regulator: MDQPPRDALTAEQQEVWFAWMRVALRMTYEMNRQLQADSPLSLPDYHVLNALADSPGERLQVGALAARIGWERSRLSHHLQRMSGRGLVARTASGSDRRATDATLTDAGRSALLAATPDHARLVRTLFFDGLDPALLAPLRTALEQVHAQLLAEGTLPSPGAPQHRLAGLGDGD, encoded by the coding sequence ATGGACCAGCCCCCTCGGGACGCGCTCACGGCGGAGCAGCAGGAGGTCTGGTTCGCGTGGATGCGGGTCGCGCTGCGGATGACGTACGAGATGAACCGGCAGCTCCAGGCGGACAGCCCGCTGTCGCTCCCGGACTACCACGTGCTCAACGCCCTCGCGGACTCCCCGGGCGAGCGGCTGCAGGTCGGTGCGCTGGCCGCGCGCATCGGCTGGGAGCGCAGCCGGCTCTCCCACCACCTGCAGCGGATGAGCGGGCGGGGCCTCGTGGCGCGCACCGCGTCCGGCTCGGACCGCCGGGCCACGGACGCCACCCTCACCGACGCCGGGAGGTCGGCGCTGCTCGCCGCGACCCCCGACCACGCGCGCCTGGTCAGGACCCTGTTCTTCGACGGGCTCGACCCCGCGCTCCTCGCGCCGCTGCGCACGGCGCTCGAGCAGGTCCACGCGCAGCTGCTCGCCGAGGGCACCCTGCCGAGCCCCGGTGCGCCGCAGCACCGGCTCGCTGGGCTCGGCGACGGGGACTGA